The following nucleotide sequence is from Pseudomonas putida S13.1.2.
CACAAACGATCGACCTGGCTTTTCTCGATGTTGTTGTAACCCGTGAAGGCTTGCGAGGTGGGGGCATCGGTGTTTTCGGTAAATTCGGCGTCGTCCGAGAGATGCCCGGCCTGGAGCAGCACGGAACCCTCGACCAGCGTGCGGTCGGCTTGGATCGCCTTGACCAATGCAGCCGGCCAGGCCACGCGGGCTTTGTTGGCTTCGGTCGCTTTTAGCGAGACGGTTTTCAGCACGCGCCCGTCGATGGGGTCGACGGCCCACACGTGAATCTGCTCGTCGGGCTGCAAATCTCGATCTGCCAGGACATAACATGGGCTGGTCCATAGGCAGGGATCTTCGCCGAGCAAGGCTGGTGCGAATCCGGTCATCTCTGGCAGCGTGTAATTAATAAGTGACGCTGCGCTGTCGCCCGACTCATCAGGTGGAGAGCTGCCGGGCTCTTGAGGGGCAGCGCTCTGATCCGGTCTGGAGCCTTCTTCGATAGCTGCCTCAATCAGTCCGTCCAAGCCCGGTATTTCGAAATAATAGGGAACTTCTGGAAATGGCAACGCTTGGTTGATCTGATCGATCAGGCCTTGCTCCTGCAAGGATGACCTGCGCGCAACCATGATTACTGAAAGCCTGGCTTCTGTAGTGGACGCTTTCCAGTACCTTTCCTGCCTGACAAGTGTGTCTAAAAGATCGTATTTCGCGTGAACCTCATGACTCGGCCCGAAGTCCTCATCATTCAGCCCGAAGAGGGCCTCGCCAGTTTCTTGATTGAGTTCATTAGGCGCCAGTTCATGCTCGAATTGCCATTGGACCGGCGCTGCTTGTACATCGCTATTATCTGTAACTGATTGAGAGATCTCCCAGGCTACAAACGCTTTAGGTAGCTTCGACAAATAGTTTCGGGCAACGGTGTGGGACAGCGTGGTGGGGGATTTCATGCCCTGATAGAAGTCGTCGGCAAATTCTAAAATGCCGTAGAGGAAGTCACGGTCAGTGATCAGCCGGCGTTGCTGCAGTAGCGCGCGGACTTGCTCCTTGTTGGGCGAGCTTTTGAGCATGAGCTTGTGGCGGCTCTTTACATCAACCTCTGTACACGCCAAAACCTGATCAATGTCGGATTCGGTTCCCCATAGGAACCTAGGAGCACCTTCATCAATTGTGTAAGTGCACACAAGCCGGACAGTGGCTTCCTTACCAAACAGGATATCTTCATCAGGCGAAAGCACGGTGGGCAGCGCAAGTTTCTGGCGTCTCGCAGTGAGCGCTTCATCCGCTTCGCGGATGTTGAAAGTTGACCCAAAAGACAATGTCTTCCAGTACTTCCTTGCGACGTTGAAATTTTCTCTATTTTCACTGGAAAGAACTTCGATACGGTCCTCATGTAGGGCTTCAATAAAACAATCATAACCAGCCTTGTTGGTAGACAAGAATGAATTCAATATGTGCACATGGCTTCCCTGCTTTACGCCAAGTACTTCAAGTATTGCTTTGCTGTACATGCGCACCTCCATTGACTCTGCATGACACCAAGCTACTCATGCAGGCGGCTTGGCAGTTTGTCGAGCAATGAAGATATTTCGGGATAATTTAAAGAGCGGCAACTAGTAGAAATATCAGTTGACAGAGTAGGCCGTAGGCGCAATCCCTTGCCTCTGCCGAAAGTAGGGCATCGGATTCGATGGGCCTTTGGTGATGGCGGTGTCGGTCATTGACAGGGAAACCCGAGAGGTCATCGAGACGCGCACTGGCTCACAAGGGGGGAGCGGTGGCGAAAAGGAAATCATCGCATCCTATGTGCTGACCGCTTCACTGAGCTATGCCCTGTGCCCGGATGGCAGTAGTCGGCCGCTGTTCGGCACCATTGTGCTCGATGAGGCGTTTCCGCGCAGTTCTCATGGCCGGGCGGATCATCGCGGCGCTGAGGGAGCCTACAACAAAGACCGCCAACGCCCTTCAATCAAGTCCAGCGGTGGCGAGCCGCCAATTCCGATCGTCTACGACGGCCGCCAGGCCTACATCACCTTCGAAGACGGCTCCCGCCTGAACGCGCGGCCCGCGCTTTACCTGGGCATCAACGAAACCTACGACTTTCCGGTCGTGTACGCACCCGCCGCACGCCCATCGCCTTACCACATCAACAGCGACGAAGTGCAGCGCAACATCCCCAAGATGACCAACAACAAGCGCTACGGCTCTGCCTGTGTGATTTTCCAGACCGACAAGTTCGATGCCGATTCCAAATGGACCATCCACCTGGGCGCGCTCTAGGTGCAAGGCCAGAAGCTACCGATACCACCGCTGGAACTCTGCTACCCCCCCGTGAAGAAGTGGATGGGTATCGAGCCTTTGATGCGGCCATGAGCTGATGGAATGTCCCCAAAAATGACGATTGAAGCCTTCGCCCCGTACCAGCATCTTGCCGCCGAGCTGCTGAAGCATCTGCCAAGCGGGCAGAAGGACGGCTCCCACGACCTGTCCCACATCCATCGCGTATGGGTCAACGCTCAGCGAATCTGGCAGGTAGAAGGCGGCGACATTGAAGTGCTGTTCGCGGCCACGGTGCTGCACGATTGCGTGGCCGTGGAGAAGAATTCGCCACTTCGCGGGCAGGCAGGCGCACCCGATCCTGGCGCAGGCCACTGCTCGGGGCTGGAGCAAGCCGAGTCCGAACCCAAGCAAGGCGTTGGTGAGAAATGGTCGGAGAACCGGCCCGAAGACTGGAACCCGCCACCTGGCAACCCCGGATCGGATCAGGATGCCCAGGTCGAACGGGACAACGGCACTGCGCGCACGGACGAGGACAAACTGCAGCAGCGCGGGAGCAGGGAAGGCGAAGTGCCGCTGCCTGCCGACGATCAGTCGCCGGTAGATGAAGAGATGAGGGATGTGGACGCCAACAATTCGGTCTCCAGCGAGCACCCGAAACCCCGCTGAGCAACGCGACGAGGGATGCAGCGATGAACATCGAGCAAACCGTAGCAGGTGGCAGCGACCGCGACATGCCCCCTTCACCCGACCCGGCAGTGGACCCTGACCACCCCACGGTCCCTGATCCGGATGACGATCCGCTGATCAATGAGGAAGAGGGCGGCGACCGGCAGGGGGCTGATGATGACGCACAAACGGTCAGGCAAAGCGTCGAGCGGTAACAAACACAGGTCCCGGTGATATCCCTGTAGGTGCGGACTTGTGTCGCGAAAGGGCTGCGCAGCAGCCCCCGATTTATGCAGCATGGCCGAAATCCTGGGCTGCTGCGCAGCCCTTTCGCGACACGAGGCCGCTCCCACACACATCCACACGCACATCCCCAAAGCCTCATCCAGCTCAAAGCGCTTGAGTCATCCGATTGAACGTTTCAGCACCCCACGCCGTCGGTACTTCCAAGTCTTTGGCATTTGGAGGCAATCCCCATGAAGTACCGCGCACTCGGCAACACCGGCCTGCTCGTTTCCGAACTGGTCATCGGCACCGTCCCATTCGGTGGGCGGGGCGCGTTCGAAAAGACCGGTAGCGTCGATGTAACCCAAGCCAAGCGCATGTTCGACATGGCCTTCGACGCCGGGGTGAACCTGGTCGACACCGCAGACCTTTACTCACAAGGCCTTGCCGAGGAAATCGTCGGCCAGGCCCTGGGCCAGCGGCGCGATTCGATCATCCTGGCCAGCAAGGCGCGCAGCCCGATGGGCGACAACCCCAACGACAGCGGCGCCTCGCGCTACCACCTGATCCGCGCCTGCGAAGCCAGCCTCAAGCGCCTGGGTACTGACCATATCGACCTCTACCAGATCCACAACTGGGACGGCATCACGCCGGTGGAAGAAACGCTGACGGCCCTGGACCACCTGGTGCAAAGCGGCAAAATCCGCTACTTCGGCACCTCCAACTACACCGCCTGGCAAATGATGAAAACCCTCGGCAGCGCTCAGCTCAACGGCTGGCAGCAACCCGTTTCCCAGCAGATCTACTACACCCCCGAAGCCCGCGAGGCCGAGTACGAGCTGCTGCCCATGGCGCTGGACCAGGGCTTCGCCACACTGGTGTGGGGGCCGTTGGGGGAGGGGTTGTTGACCGGCAAAGTGCGGCGCGGGCACAA
It contains:
- a CDS encoding aldo/keto reductase, whose protein sequence is MKYRALGNTGLLVSELVIGTVPFGGRGAFEKTGSVDVTQAKRMFDMAFDAGVNLVDTADLYSQGLAEEIVGQALGQRRDSIILASKARSPMGDNPNDSGASRYHLIRACEASLKRLGTDHIDLYQIHNWDGITPVEETLTALDHLVQSGKIRYFGTSNYTAWQMMKTLGSAQLNGWQQPVSQQIYYTPEAREAEYELLPMALDQGFATLVWGPLGEGLLTGKVRRGHKTPAGTRQGNDWPEPYVHDKERAYDIIEALIEVGQRHGCSPARVCLAWLKDRPGITSVITAGRTVEQLQDNLQAVELVLTAEDQQQIEGVTRIAPQYPYWHRIAAGMDRIDPAEAPFIELHRQTMKLQSE